A single Epinephelus fuscoguttatus linkage group LG13, E.fuscoguttatus.final_Chr_v1 DNA region contains:
- the cavin2a gene encoding caveolae-associated protein 2a, producing MEDDASHAELSGSITGSTHTIPQQQPQAENAELVITPSSAPSSPTPTGTLSRLGFKSPTSPTAAAPGSPPSGQVSAITVVALLDKLVNMMEAVQDNQQRMEQRQADLEGAVRVVQGDVTRLSKTHVGTSNSVNKLLERSRKVSGNLKEVRERLDKQAVQVKKLEANHSHLLKRNHFKVLIFQEDNEIPASVLVKDSLRTPQPSHYDADSIIPAPSVTGSVDGSRAHEEGLQTISLSSDDDDGHAAHREEDEMFEDEPVSPGTSRMYETRADKFKRNSLKKVDSLKKAFSRQSIEKKVNQITTKIVPPEKRDKIKKSLTPNHPKSPTAKSSSFKVSPMTFNVKKVRDGEAPTQDIVSPVGEAHVEIPTLESLDGEIPLAEVHAQEGLVEQIQETLSPSAPENMKAELAINGEAPSFECEINGGRSAGLAVPEVDEDVGEDEEEEEEETEKHKSPVETAADAQIPTASITLEQVS from the exons ATGGAAGATGACGCGTCCCACGCCGAGCTCAGCGGGAGCATCACCGGCAGCACCCACACCATcccgcagcagcagccacaggcCGAGAATGCGGAGCTCGTGATCACACCGTCCTCCGCCCCGTCCTCCCCGACCCCGACAGGCACCCTCTCCCGCCTGGGCTTTAAAAGCCCGACCAGCCCGACCGCGGCCGCGCCGGGAAGCCCCCCCAGCGGCCAGGTGAGCGCCATCACGGTGGTGGCGCTGCTGGATAAGCTGGTCAACATGATGGAAGCGGTGCAGGATAACCAGCAGCGGATGGAGCAGCGGCAGGCCGACCTGGAGGGCGCCGTGCGGGTCGTGCAGGGGGACGTGACCCGCCTGTCCAAAACTCACGTCGGCACCTCCAACAGCGTCAACAAGCTGCTGGAGCGCTCGCGCAAAGTCAGCGGGAACCTGAAGGAGGTGAGGGAGCGCTTGGATAAACAGGCGGTCCAGGTGAAGAAGCTGGAGGCAAACCACAgccacctgctgaagaggaACCACTTTAAGGTGCTCATCTTCCAG GAAGACAATGAGATCCCTGCCAGTGTGCTGGTCAAGGACTCCCTCAGGACCCCACAACCAAGCCATTATGATGCAGATTCCATCATTCCTGCTCCATCTGTTACCGGCTCTGTTGATGGTAGCCGTGCGCATGAAGAGGGCCTTCAGACCATTAGCCTGTCCTCTGATGACGATGATGGTCATGCGGCACACCGAGAGGAGGACGAGATGTTTGAGGACGAGCCAGTGAGTCCTGGCACTTCCCGCATGTATGAGACAAGGGCTGACAAGTTCAAGCGCAACAGCCTGAAGAAGGTTGATAGCCTCAAGAAGGCCTTCTCGCGCCAGAGCATCGAGAAGAAGGTGAACCAGATAACCACCAAGATCGTGCCACCGGAGAAGCGTGACAAAATCAAGAAGAGCCTCACCCCGAACCATCCCAAGAGCCCGACTGCAAAATCATCCTCATTCAAGGTATCTCCCATGACCTTTAATGTCAAGAAGGTCAGAGATGGGGAGGCCCCCACACAAGACATCGTCTCACCTGTGGGAGAAGCCCATGTGGAGATTCCTACTCTGGAAAGCTTAGATGGAGAGATTCCCTTGGCGGAGGTGCATGCCCAGGAAGGTCTTGTGGAGCAGATCCAGGAGACGCTGAGTCCCTCCGCCCCAGAGAACATGAAGGCAGAGCTGGCAATCAATGGAGAGGCACCAAGCTTTGAGTGTGAGATCAATGGTGGTCGTTCTGCTGGCCTGGCAGTTCCAGAGGTTGATGAAGATGTTGGcgaggatgaggaagaagaggaggaagaaacagagaaacacaaaagccCTGTTGAGACAGCAGCAGATGCCCAGATTCCCACAGCATCAATTACTCTGGAGCAAGTGTCTTAA